The Niallia alba genome includes a window with the following:
- a CDS encoding tRNA dihydrouridine synthase: protein MIDNFWRDLPRPFFVLAPMEEVTDVVFRHVVSEAARPDVYFTEFTNTESYCHPEGTQSVRGRLTFTEDEQPIVAHIWGDKPEYFRQMSIGMAELGFKGIDINMGCPVPNVASKGKGSGLILRPEVAAEIVQAAKAGGLPVSVKTRLGYTEIEEWRDWLTHILEQGIANLSIHLRTRKEMSQVDAHWELIPEIKKLRDRIAPDTLLTINGDIPDRQTGLKLAEQYGVDGVMIGRGIFKNPFAFEKEPKDHSSKELLDLLRLHLDLHDKYSKELETRSFKALHRFFKIYVKGFRGASELRNQLMSTQSSDEVRAMLDDFESKNMDTMGTGE from the coding sequence ATGATAGATAATTTTTGGCGTGATTTGCCACGACCATTTTTTGTACTAGCACCAATGGAAGAAGTGACCGATGTAGTTTTTCGCCATGTAGTCAGTGAAGCAGCTAGACCGGATGTATATTTTACCGAATTTACAAATACGGAAAGTTATTGTCATCCAGAGGGAACCCAAAGTGTGCGTGGACGTTTAACTTTTACAGAAGATGAACAACCAATCGTTGCACATATATGGGGAGACAAGCCAGAATATTTTCGGCAAATGAGTATTGGTATGGCAGAGCTTGGGTTTAAAGGCATCGATATCAATATGGGCTGTCCAGTACCGAATGTGGCATCCAAGGGGAAGGGAAGCGGGCTTATCCTCCGTCCCGAAGTGGCTGCAGAAATAGTACAAGCTGCAAAAGCGGGTGGGCTACCTGTAAGTGTGAAAACAAGGCTTGGTTATACAGAGATAGAAGAGTGGCGGGACTGGCTAACACATATATTGGAACAGGGAATTGCTAATCTTTCTATTCATTTGCGAACAAGAAAGGAAATGAGTCAAGTAGATGCGCATTGGGAATTGATTCCAGAGATTAAAAAACTTCGTGATCGTATTGCACCAGATACACTTTTAACGATTAATGGGGATATTCCTGATCGTCAAACTGGCTTGAAGCTCGCTGAACAATATGGTGTGGATGGAGTTATGATTGGACGCGGTATTTTTAAAAATCCATTTGCCTTTGAAAAAGAACCAAAAGATCATAGCAGTAAAGAATTGCTTGATCTTTTAAGATTGCATCTTGATCTCCATGATAAATATTCAAAGGAATTAGAGACACGTTCCTTCAAAGCTCTTCATCGCTTTTTTAAGATCTATGTCAAAGGCTTTAGAGGGGCGAGTGAATTGAGAAATCAATTGATGAGTACACAGTCATCAGATGAGGTACGTGCAATGCTTGATGACTTTGAGTCAAAAAACATGGATACGATGGGGACAGGAGAATAA
- a CDS encoding SRPBCC family protein, translated as MADLLLDFQFKSPINKVWDALTNSDTLAQWVMVNNFKPIVGYKCQFRNVEIDLIVDSEVLVVDKPYKLSYTWVGGPIDTIVTWTLKEENGTTYLHLEQTGFETEDVQAFNGAKYGWAFKIEELKKVLEEM; from the coding sequence ATGGCAGATTTATTATTAGATTTTCAATTTAAGAGTCCAATCAATAAGGTATGGGACGCTTTAACAAATTCCGATACACTTGCACAATGGGTCATGGTAAATAATTTTAAACCAATTGTAGGATATAAGTGTCAGTTTCGAAATGTGGAAATAGACTTAATTGTGGATAGTGAAGTATTGGTAGTAGACAAGCCTTATAAGCTATCTTACACATGGGTAGGTGGGCCGATAGACACTATCGTCACATGGACATTGAAAGAAGAGAATGGAACTACCTACTTACATCTTGAGCAAACTGGATTTGAAACAGAAGATGTTCAGGCATTTAATGGTGCGAAGTATGGTTGGGCATTTAAGATTGAAGAGCTTAAAAAAGTGTTAGAGGAAATGTAA
- a CDS encoding nitroreductase family protein, which produces MELKDVIHGHRSIRKYEDKEVSQELLEEILDAGIRASSSGNMQSYSIVVTKDKERKNKLYSAHMDQSMVVDAPILLTFCADFNRMRKWLSLNEAPVHFDNFMSFMIGAIDATLVSQNCALAAENAGLGICYMGSTLANCDQIGKLLNLPANVVPVVGYSLGYPAENPAPRDRLPRNGLVHYDTYQDYSDQEILEIYKERDEKGWNRYMDVPHLKEMTERLGLKNLAQIYTIAKYTKESHHEFSQTVLNYLKEQNFMDNGER; this is translated from the coding sequence TTGGAATTAAAAGATGTTATCCACGGGCATAGATCGATTCGGAAATATGAAGATAAGGAGGTAAGTCAAGAGTTGCTGGAGGAAATATTAGATGCAGGCATTCGTGCTTCATCCAGTGGCAATATGCAGTCTTATTCGATTGTCGTTACCAAAGATAAAGAACGGAAGAACAAATTGTACAGCGCCCATATGGACCAATCCATGGTTGTTGATGCACCTATCCTACTAACATTTTGTGCTGATTTTAATCGAATGAGGAAATGGCTTTCCCTTAATGAGGCTCCTGTACATTTTGATAATTTTATGAGCTTTATGATAGGAGCCATTGATGCAACCTTAGTATCACAAAACTGTGCATTAGCAGCGGAAAATGCGGGACTTGGTATTTGCTATATGGGCTCCACCCTTGCCAATTGCGATCAAATTGGCAAACTATTAAATTTACCTGCAAATGTTGTACCTGTTGTTGGTTATTCTTTAGGATATCCAGCAGAAAATCCAGCCCCACGTGATCGACTGCCAAGAAATGGACTTGTTCACTATGATACCTATCAAGACTATTCCGACCAAGAAATACTGGAAATCTATAAAGAACGAGACGAAAAAGGCTGGAATCGCTATATGGACGTCCCTCACCTTAAAGAAATGACAGAACGATTAGGACTGAAAAACCTTGCTCAAATCTATACGATTGCTAAATATACGAAAGAATCTCATCACGAATTTTCACAGACGGTGCTGAATTACTTGAAAGAACAAAACTTTATGGATAATGGGGAAAGATGA
- a CDS encoding iron chaperone — protein MEVFAEFLAGIDDPFHRERTEEVLTWIIDKYPNLKTEIKWNQPMFTDHGTYIIGFSVSKKHLAAAPESVTITHVEDDIVKAGYEYTKEIIRIPWKSPVDYTLLEKMIDFNMKDKANCTTFWRK, from the coding sequence ATGGAAGTTTTTGCTGAATTTTTAGCGGGGATTGATGATCCTTTCCACAGAGAAAGAACGGAAGAAGTACTTACTTGGATAATAGATAAATATCCAAATTTAAAGACAGAAATTAAATGGAATCAACCCATGTTTACGGATCATGGCACATACATTATTGGCTTTAGCGTATCTAAAAAGCATTTAGCCGCCGCTCCGGAAAGTGTAACAATTACTCATGTAGAGGATGATATCGTAAAGGCGGGCTATGAATACACAAAGGAGATAATACGTATTCCGTGGAAAAGTCCGGTAGACTACACACTACTTGAGAAAATGATTGATTTTAATATGAAAGATAAGGCAAACTGTACAACTTTCTGGAGGAAATAG
- a CDS encoding methyl-accepting chemotaxis protein, which produces MFQLLTRRTEEIDLLKKKIEELNNKLDERENKFQLFLNHLHIELLNTIEQHEIVNDQHNVLDEMVQALLKEFTKVEKSTKQSNDVSNIILNNGNHLMNSTEEMVGLSTDGEKAVEDVLTLINDLGKQSQNTFISMKKLSESSKEIEHIVSVIEQISQQTNLLALNASIEAARAGENGKGFVVVANEVRKLAETTNQSTSIISSLIKQIQTEMTDAFKNNEKNASLVDEGIQLSSLTKKHINRLMEIITQVQLDMKKLLEEIEHQKNSNEEVIEKFSQTTNLFDEIKQVIIQHIDDADVVGKKLLEGVEKVKGFSKEES; this is translated from the coding sequence GTGTTTCAGTTACTTACAAGAAGAACAGAAGAAATAGATCTCTTAAAAAAGAAAATAGAAGAGTTAAATAATAAATTAGATGAAAGAGAAAATAAATTTCAGCTCTTTTTAAATCATTTGCATATAGAATTACTAAATACCATTGAGCAACATGAAATTGTTAATGATCAGCATAATGTTCTAGATGAGATGGTACAAGCGTTATTAAAAGAGTTTACGAAAGTGGAGAAAAGCACCAAGCAGTCAAATGACGTTTCTAACATTATTTTAAATAATGGTAACCATCTAATGAATTCAACCGAAGAAATGGTGGGCTTATCCACAGATGGGGAAAAGGCAGTAGAGGATGTTTTAACATTAATTAATGATTTAGGGAAACAATCTCAAAATACGTTTATAAGTATGAAGAAACTAAGTGAAAGTTCTAAAGAAATTGAACATATTGTGTCTGTGATTGAGCAAATTTCTCAACAAACAAATCTGCTTGCATTAAATGCTTCCATTGAAGCAGCAAGAGCAGGGGAAAATGGCAAAGGGTTTGTAGTGGTAGCAAATGAAGTAAGAAAGCTTGCCGAAACTACTAATCAAAGTACAAGCATTATTTCAAGCTTAATTAAGCAAATTCAAACTGAAATGACAGATGCTTTTAAAAATAATGAAAAAAATGCCAGTTTAGTAGATGAAGGAATTCAGTTAAGTTCTCTAACAAAAAAACATATCAATCGATTAATGGAAATAATTACGCAGGTTCAATTAGATATGAAGAAGTTACTGGAAGAAATTGAACACCAAAAAAACTCTAACGAAGAAGTAATAGAAAAGTTTAGTCAAACTACTAATCTATTTGATGAAATAAAACAAGTTATTATTCAGCACATTGATGATGCCGATGTTGTTGGCAAAAAGTTATTAGAAGGTGTAGAGAAAGTAAAGGGTTTTTCAAAGGAAGAATCATAA
- a CDS encoding ribosomal maturation YjgA family protein: MKPLKEISRKIHRLIYIVSALLMVLLGLSSRRFSNHLPTFIAENSGDMLWVMMVYFGFRFLLIRKSLLFAGIMSLLFSFGIECSQLYQADWINDLRNTTIGALILGRGFLLIDLIRYLLGILLAGLLDKFLLLKKHGNSIREH, encoded by the coding sequence ATGAAGCCTTTAAAAGAAATTAGTAGAAAAATACATCGATTAATTTATATAGTTTCTGCCTTGCTTATGGTATTGTTAGGACTTTCCTCCAGAAGATTCAGTAATCATCTTCCTACTTTTATCGCAGAGAATTCGGGGGATATGCTTTGGGTGATGATGGTATATTTTGGTTTTCGGTTTCTTTTGATAAGAAAAAGTCTCCTTTTTGCCGGAATAATGAGTCTCCTATTTAGTTTTGGAATCGAATGCAGTCAATTGTATCAAGCGGATTGGATAAATGATCTTCGTAATACAACAATTGGTGCGTTAATTTTAGGAAGGGGATTCCTTCTAATCGATCTAATCCGCTATTTATTAGGGATATTATTAGCTGGACTATTAGACAAATTTTTGCTTTTGAAAAAACATGGTAATTCCATAAGAGAACACTAA
- a CDS encoding ABC transporter ATP-binding protein, which yields MAFLKVKNESKRYHLGDNVIVANDDISFEIEKGELVVILGPSGAGKSTVLNILGGMDQPDEGQILIEGQDIANYSERQLTEYRRTEVGFVFQFYNLVPNLTAKENVELASQVSPHSLDVVTTLEQVGLGNRLDNFPAQLSGGEQQRVAIARALAKNPKLLLCDEPTGALDYTTGKQVLKLLQETSRRTGTTVIIITHNSALAPMADKVIKINDAKVRSIELNPNPVSVDSIEW from the coding sequence ATGGCATTTTTAAAAGTTAAAAACGAATCGAAACGGTATCATTTAGGCGATAATGTTATCGTTGCTAATGATGATATTAGCTTTGAAATTGAAAAAGGTGAATTGGTTGTTATTCTTGGTCCAAGTGGGGCAGGAAAATCTACTGTATTAAACATTTTAGGAGGCATGGATCAACCCGATGAGGGACAAATTTTAATTGAGGGACAAGATATTGCTAACTATAGTGAGCGCCAATTAACGGAGTATCGAAGAACGGAAGTTGGTTTTGTTTTTCAGTTCTATAATTTAGTGCCTAACTTAACGGCTAAGGAAAATGTTGAATTAGCTTCACAAGTTTCTCCTCATTCTTTAGATGTGGTTACAACACTCGAACAGGTGGGACTGGGTAATCGTTTGGACAATTTTCCGGCACAATTATCTGGCGGAGAACAGCAAAGAGTGGCTATTGCAAGGGCCTTGGCGAAAAATCCTAAACTTTTACTATGTGATGAACCTACAGGAGCATTGGATTATACAACGGGAAAACAAGTATTAAAACTACTGCAAGAAACTTCACGCCGTACTGGAACTACTGTTATTATTATCACCCATAATTCTGCATTAGCACCAATGGCAGATAAAGTCATTAAAATCAATGATGCCAAAGTTCGGTCCATCGAACTAAACCCTAACCCCGTATCTGTTGATTCAATCGAATGGTAA
- a CDS encoding ArsR/SmtB family transcription factor yields MNNTYQKHDVFVAIADPTRRKLIRLLAGAEELPLHELTPHFQMGRTAVSKHLTILKEADLVTNRKIGRETKYRLNPAPLQEVKDWLSFYEKFWNERALLLKNLLEE; encoded by the coding sequence TTGAATAATACTTACCAAAAGCATGATGTTTTTGTAGCTATTGCAGATCCTACAAGACGTAAATTAATACGTTTGTTGGCAGGTGCTGAAGAGTTACCTCTTCACGAATTAACTCCTCATTTTCAAATGGGTCGCACTGCTGTATCGAAACATTTGACTATCCTTAAAGAAGCAGATTTAGTTACTAACCGTAAAATTGGTAGAGAAACAAAGTACCGACTAAATCCAGCTCCCTTACAGGAAGTGAAAGATTGGTTATCTTTTTATGAAAAGTTTTGGAATGAAAGAGCGCTATTATTAAAGAATTTATTGGAGGAATAG
- a CDS encoding zinc ribbon domain-containing protein → MESKGCIKCGGTDVGTKDVAMTGTGLSKLMDIQHNTFTVVFCKKCGYSEFYNKQTSKGSNILDLFLG, encoded by the coding sequence ATGGAAAGTAAAGGCTGTATAAAATGCGGTGGAACAGATGTAGGAACAAAAGATGTAGCAATGACAGGAACAGGTTTATCAAAGCTAATGGATATTCAGCATAATACATTTACGGTTGTCTTTTGCAAGAAATGTGGATACTCAGAGTTTTATAACAAACAAACATCAAAAGGGTCCAATATTTTAGATTTATTTTTAGGGTAA
- a CDS encoding ABC transporter permease, which produces MKNVYLKSSFKEISSSKGKFISIILIILLGTMLFVGVRSTGPDLSNSASSYVNNYHLADLQIISTMGLTEEDVQILQKEENLVVEAGFSATYEKNKEELVQILSYSNDANLNKWKVIEGDLPKSNQEIVLDYKAKEFGFKLGEEYKINSPEIENKTFTIVGFVNSPLYLSTSDRGTTDSGNGNIDYFAYIPEAAFSQDVYSQLFIKFLDTENLVADSSEYTSVLDENVSKVEQLYADRPEKRLEEIQTKAKETLYANLQEIEQGKEQVELAKMQSGADLSSLDAESEKLNKLENDIDEKIAEVETMEEPVYYFQTRSSNPGYQDYFDSATSITAIAGIFPAFFLFIAVLVTFTTMSRMVEENRGEIGTLKALGYKKIEIAQKYIIYTLLAGVLGVGLGTVIGTKTLPPFIFHLFEEYNIPTFVGQYHWNYIVQALIAGLFATLGSALYVLWKDLREKPSTLMRPRASKSGKRILLERITPLWNRLNFNQKVSYRNLFRYKSRMIMAIVGISGCTGLILAGYGIKNSIEDLQPKQFSEILHYQGIVTMDRPTALTHSSLITEEMNAVVESVSVKNKTRSSQTVSMISPSRTEKFNNYVSLHDVNKNRVTVLPEVGALITQKLAKDMNVENGDTLSINKDSKTVKIRVVGIVKNYAGHFMYIAPTYYEELFGDYEPTSVLIKTKKLSASEQKNLTTSLLENSDVKNVSFFKESGGIQQFGSLNSVVMIMIILSGALALVVLYNLTNINISERIRELSTIKVLGFYNKEVTSYVMRESMVLSLLGILLGFMVGTYLHRFILTTAESGNIVFPLTIHWSSFVYAGLITLFLNFLVIGIAHFKLKHINMIDALKSNE; this is translated from the coding sequence ATGAAAAATGTTTATCTTAAATCATCATTTAAAGAAATAAGCAGTTCGAAAGGGAAATTTATTTCAATCATTTTAATTATTCTCCTTGGTACGATGCTTTTTGTGGGAGTTCGATCAACTGGTCCAGATTTAAGTAATTCTGCAAGTTCTTATGTAAATAACTATCATTTAGCAGATTTACAAATTATCTCGACCATGGGGTTAACAGAAGAGGATGTGCAGATACTTCAAAAGGAAGAAAATCTGGTTGTAGAGGCAGGATTTTCAGCCACCTATGAAAAAAATAAAGAAGAATTGGTACAAATTCTTTCTTATTCAAATGATGCCAACCTGAATAAATGGAAAGTCATAGAAGGGGATTTACCAAAATCTAATCAAGAAATAGTGTTAGATTATAAAGCCAAAGAATTCGGTTTTAAGTTGGGAGAAGAGTATAAAATCAATTCTCCAGAAATTGAAAATAAAACTTTCACTATTGTTGGATTCGTGAACTCTCCGCTTTATTTAAGTACTTCTGATCGGGGAACCACTGATAGTGGAAATGGGAATATTGATTATTTTGCTTATATTCCAGAAGCTGCATTTTCGCAAGATGTATACAGTCAGTTATTCATTAAGTTTTTAGATACAGAGAACCTAGTTGCTGATAGTAGTGAATATACTAGCGTTTTAGATGAAAATGTTTCAAAGGTAGAGCAGCTTTACGCTGACAGACCGGAAAAACGATTAGAGGAAATTCAAACAAAAGCAAAAGAAACTCTATATGCTAATTTACAAGAAATCGAGCAGGGAAAAGAACAGGTAGAATTAGCAAAAATGCAAAGCGGTGCGGATCTTTCTTCACTAGATGCTGAGAGTGAGAAATTAAATAAACTGGAAAATGACATTGACGAAAAAATAGCAGAAGTGGAGACAATGGAAGAGCCAGTATATTACTTCCAGACTCGATCTTCCAATCCTGGGTATCAGGACTATTTCGATAGTGCGACAAGCATTACCGCTATCGCAGGTATTTTCCCAGCATTCTTCTTATTTATCGCAGTGCTCGTTACTTTTACAACGATGTCGCGAATGGTAGAAGAAAACCGCGGAGAAATCGGTACTCTGAAGGCTCTAGGATATAAGAAAATAGAAATAGCCCAGAAATATATTATTTATACACTCTTAGCAGGAGTTCTTGGTGTGGGGTTAGGTACAGTTATTGGTACAAAAACGCTTCCCCCTTTTATCTTTCATCTTTTTGAAGAGTATAATATTCCAACCTTTGTTGGCCAATATCACTGGAATTATATAGTTCAAGCCCTTATTGCAGGATTATTTGCTACATTAGGATCAGCACTCTATGTATTATGGAAAGATCTTAGAGAGAAACCGTCAACACTTATGAGACCAAGAGCGTCTAAATCTGGTAAGCGAATCTTGCTTGAACGAATTACTCCTCTATGGAACAGACTAAACTTTAATCAAAAAGTAAGTTATCGTAATCTGTTTCGGTATAAATCGCGAATGATTATGGCAATTGTCGGGATCTCTGGGTGTACTGGATTGATTCTTGCTGGCTATGGTATTAAGAACTCAATTGAAGATTTACAGCCTAAGCAGTTTAGTGAAATTCTTCACTATCAGGGTATCGTTACGATGGATCGTCCGACAGCACTTACACATTCTTCCCTCATTACTGAGGAAATGAATGCGGTTGTGGAATCAGTAAGTGTAAAAAATAAAACGCGTAGCTCACAGACAGTAAGTATGATTTCACCTAGCCGTACGGAGAAATTCAACAATTATGTATCATTACATGATGTAAATAAAAATAGGGTAACTGTTTTGCCGGAAGTTGGAGCTCTAATTACGCAGAAGCTGGCGAAGGATATGAATGTCGAAAATGGTGATACATTATCTATTAATAAAGATAGTAAAACAGTCAAAATAAGAGTAGTGGGCATTGTAAAAAATTATGCAGGACATTTTATGTATATTGCTCCAACTTATTATGAAGAACTTTTTGGAGACTACGAGCCAACATCTGTTTTAATAAAAACGAAAAAGTTATCAGCATCTGAACAAAAAAACCTGACAACGAGCTTGCTTGAAAATTCAGATGTGAAAAATGTTAGTTTCTTTAAAGAAAGTGGCGGAATTCAGCAATTTGGTTCCTTAAATTCGGTGGTAATGATCATGATTATATTATCTGGGGCTCTGGCACTGGTAGTATTATATAATCTTACTAATATTAATATTTCAGAACGTATTCGAGAATTATCGACTATTAAGGTGTTAGGTTTCTATAATAAAGAAGTAACATCTTATGTGATGAGAGAAAGTATGGTTCTTTCATTATTAGGAATATTATTAGGTTTCATGGTGGGAACGTACTTACACAGGTTTATTTTAACTACTGCCGAGAGTGGGAACATTGTTTTTCCGTTAACTATTCATTGGTCTAGTTTCGTTTATGCCGGGCTAATTACACTGTTTTTAAATTTCTTAGTAATTGGCATTGCACACTTTAAGTTAAAACATATCAATATGATTGATGCGCTTAAGTCAAATGAATAA
- a CDS encoding Tn3 family transposase, whose amino-acid sequence MASRGKELLTADQRAEFVKIPDEMSKQELETYYTFSQFDMEIIKRHRRDHNRLGFAVQLCVLRYPGWSLTDVEPIPDYVLHYIAKQINANPDSFSLYAQRDPTKHEHMEEIRQVYGYQNFSVSTYRELAQYLLKHALQNGNSMYLLRTVQEELRNRKIILPGMTTIERLVWDTRRRAEERIFNSLTATLSPWQRHKLDKLIDPFAESRKTPLAWLRELPGQSSPDAFLKVIERLEYIRELKLPLNINEVHPNRLLQLSRIGARYEPHSFRRFKENKKYTILVAYLVTLSQDLIDQAIEIHDRQMMILQSKGRKTQEEMQKENGKAVNEKVVHFADIGAALIQARDEGLDPFRTIEKIMPWDKIVTSVEEAKKLARPMDYDYLDLLENRFTYLRKYTSTLLKSLEFHSTKAAEPLLRALKTLNVMNESGKRKVPDGAPLDFVPKRWQKHVYDEEGTINRHYYEMAALTELKNHIRSGDVSVVGSRLHKDFEEYLVPKDEWTTTNLKETRLAVRSSAEEYLEERKKALAERLTWVSNNLDSLEGINIEKAKLRVDRLEKNTPEDARTFSLSLYNMLPRIKLTDLLMEVAHWTGFDEMLIHASTNRPPNGEEKVILMAALMAMGTNIGLTKMADATPGVTYHQMANAAQWRLYDDAINRAQATLVNFQHKLALASYWGDGTTSSSDGMRVQVGVSSLHAEANPHYGTGKGATIYRFTSDQFSSFYTKVINTNARDAVHVIDGLLHHETELNIEEHFTDTAGYTDSVFGLSHLLGFRFAPRLRDLADSKLYTIQKPSDFPDLEKLLRGRINTKIIQENFDDVLRLAHSIREGKVSGSLIMGKLGSYARQNKLAAALREMGRIEKTIFILDYISNEALRRRIQRGLNKGEAMNGLARSLFFGKRGELRERGLQDQLQRASALNIIINAISVWNTVYLTEATKLLKEKGDFQEDLLKHISPLGWEHINFLGEYTFDMKKIASLHSLRPLIQ is encoded by the coding sequence ATGGCATCAAGAGGGAAAGAATTACTTACAGCAGATCAAAGAGCAGAATTTGTAAAAATACCGGATGAAATGAGTAAACAAGAACTAGAAACCTATTATACTTTTTCGCAATTTGATATGGAAATTATAAAACGACACAGAAGAGATCATAATCGCTTAGGGTTTGCTGTCCAATTATGTGTATTGCGCTATCCAGGGTGGTCTCTCACAGATGTTGAACCTATACCAGACTATGTACTCCACTATATAGCAAAACAAATAAATGCTAATCCCGATTCATTTTCTTTATATGCCCAACGTGACCCAACCAAGCATGAACATATGGAAGAAATTCGACAGGTATATGGATACCAGAATTTTTCTGTAAGTACATATCGGGAGTTAGCTCAGTATCTTTTGAAACATGCACTTCAAAATGGCAATTCTATGTATCTACTTCGAACTGTTCAAGAAGAACTTAGGAATCGAAAAATAATCCTTCCTGGAATGACTACAATAGAGCGACTTGTGTGGGATACCCGTCGGAGAGCAGAGGAAAGGATTTTTAACTCTTTAACTGCTACTCTTTCACCGTGGCAAAGACACAAATTGGATAAACTTATAGATCCCTTTGCGGAAAGCAGGAAAACCCCATTGGCATGGTTGAGAGAACTTCCGGGTCAGTCATCACCGGATGCCTTTCTAAAAGTAATAGAGCGTTTAGAATATATTCGGGAGTTGAAACTTCCATTAAACATAAATGAAGTTCATCCTAATCGGTTACTACAATTATCTCGCATTGGGGCACGTTATGAACCCCATTCGTTTCGCAGATTTAAAGAAAATAAGAAATATACCATTCTTGTCGCATACCTAGTAACTCTAAGTCAGGATTTAATTGACCAAGCAATTGAAATTCATGATCGGCAAATGATGATTTTACAATCGAAAGGTCGTAAAACACAAGAGGAAATGCAAAAAGAAAATGGAAAAGCAGTTAACGAAAAAGTTGTTCATTTTGCAGATATTGGGGCTGCACTTATTCAAGCACGAGATGAAGGGCTTGATCCATTTAGGACCATTGAAAAGATAATGCCTTGGGATAAAATCGTTACTTCTGTTGAAGAAGCGAAAAAATTAGCTCGACCAATGGATTATGATTACCTTGATTTGCTAGAGAATCGATTTACTTATCTGAGAAAGTATACCTCTACTCTTTTGAAATCATTAGAATTTCATTCTACAAAAGCAGCAGAACCATTATTACGTGCATTAAAAACATTGAACGTGATGAATGAATCCGGAAAAAGAAAAGTACCAGATGGAGCTCCATTAGATTTCGTCCCAAAACGATGGCAAAAGCATGTATACGATGAGGAAGGAACAATTAATCGACATTATTATGAAATGGCTGCCCTTACGGAATTAAAAAATCATATTCGTTCAGGAGACGTATCTGTAGTCGGCAGTAGGCTTCATAAAGACTTTGAGGAGTACCTTGTTCCCAAAGATGAATGGACAACAACCAATCTTAAAGAAACTAGACTGGCAGTTCGTTCATCAGCAGAGGAATACCTTGAGGAAAGAAAGAAAGCTCTAGCTGAACGCCTTACATGGGTTTCAAATAACCTTGATAGTCTTGAAGGAATAAATATAGAAAAAGCAAAACTTAGAGTGGATCGTTTGGAAAAGAATACCCCAGAAGATGCACGAACTTTCAGTTTATCCTTATATAATATGCTTCCGAGAATTAAGCTTACTGATCTTTTAATGGAGGTAGCGCACTGGACAGGTTTTGACGAAATGTTAATACATGCTTCCACTAATCGCCCTCCAAATGGAGAAGAAAAGGTCATTTTGATGGCTGCGCTTATGGCAATGGGAACGAATATTGGATTGACTAAAATGGCAGATGCTACACCTGGAGTTACTTATCATCAGATGGCCAATGCCGCACAATGGAGATTATATGATGATGCTATAAATCGAGCACAGGCAACTTTGGTAAATTTTCAACACAAACTTGCTCTAGCTTCTTATTGGGGAGATGGCACCACATCTTCATCCGACGGAATGCGAGTACAGGTTGGTGTTTCATCGTTGCATGCCGAAGCAAATCCCCACTACGGCACAGGAAAAGGGGCAACCATTTATAGGTTTACAAGTGATCAATTTTCCTCGTTTTATACGAAAGTCATTAATACCAATGCAAGAGATGCTGTCCATGTCATCGATGGGTTGCTTCATCATGAAACAGAATTAAATATTGAAGAGCATTTCACAGACACGGCCGGCTATACAGATTCTGTATTCGGATTAAGTCATTTGTTAGGTTTTCGTTTTGCGCCAAGGCTTCGTGACTTAGCTGATTCCAAACTATACACAATTCAAAAGCCAAGTGATTTTCCTGACCTAGAAAAATTACTTCGTGGACGGATTAACACAAAGATTATTCAGGAAAACTTTGATGACGTGCTCCGTTTAGCCCATTCGATTCGAGAAGGAAAAGTGTCTGGTTCGCTTATTATGGGGAAATTGGGATCATATGCAAGGCAAAACAAGTTAGCTGCTGCATTACGAGAAATGGGAAGAATCGAAAAAACTATTTTTATTTTAGATTACATATCTAATGAAGCTCTACGTAGGCGTATTCAACGAGGATTGAATAAAGGAGAAGCTATGAATGGCTTGGCAAGATCATTATTCTTTGGAAAACGAGGGGAGTTACGGGAACGAGGACTGCAAGATCAACTTCAACGTGCAAGCGCTTTAAATATTATAATTAACGCTATTAGTGTATGGAACACCGTATATCTTACCGAAGCAACAAAATTGTTGAAGGAAAAAGGGGATTTTCAAGAAGATCTACTAAAACATATTTCGCCATTAGGATGGGAACATATCAATTTTCTTGGGGAATACACCTTTGATATGAAGAAAATAGCAAGCTTACATTCGCTGCGCCCTCTTATTCAATAA